The genomic interval CACTCTTGAGCAAGTTCTACTGCTGCACGTTCTAAATTACCGCTGAATTCTTGCAACTTAGTTTCGAATTTTTCGAAAAGTGTAAATGCATCTGCCACACTTCCAGCAAACCCAGCTAATACTTTACCGTTATATAATCTACGAACTTTACGCGCTGTCTGCTTCATAATCACTTGTTGGCCAAGAGTTACCTGACCATCGCCTGCCATTGCAGCATGGCCATTTTGTCTAACAGCAAATATTGTTGTCGCATGAATAGAGTTATTCATTATTATTTCTCCTTTTTAGCTCGAGGATGTGCATTTAAATAAACTTTACGCAGTTGCTGGTTTGAAACATGCGTATATCGACCAGTGGTTGATAAATTGACGTGACCGAGAAGAGATTGGACTGTTCGCAAATCAGCGCCTTCATTCAACATATGTGTTGCAAATGTATGACGCAATTTATGAGGATGTATATCTGTTACTCCTGCTGTCCGCTTCACTATGTCATTCAAAACATATCTCACACCTCGTTCAGTAATTGGACGGCCATTCATATTTACTAATAAATAGTCATGACTTACATTCTGAATAGGCGGAAATAGTTCAAGATAACGTTCAATACTCTCTCTGCACATATTTCCAAATGGTATAAATCGTTCCTTATTACCTTTACCCAGCACTTTAACACCAGGTGAATTTAAATCTAGATCCTCTAACTTGATGTTCACTAATTCTGAAACCCGAATGCCAGTTCCGTACAACAATTCTAAAATCACACGGTCACGCAAACCTTTATGACCGTCTGCTTCTACAGTTTCAAATAAAGCGCTCATTTCTTCTTCGTAGAAAAAATGAGGCAGATATTGTTCTTTCTTGGGATGTACAAGTTGAACAAAAGGATTAACAACTGTATCGTCTTGTGTCATCCAAAACTCATAGAAAGAACGTAACGTAGAAATTTTACGGGAAACTGTAGTTCTTTTCAAGCCTTTTGAATATAAAAATGACAAATAATTTCTTGCGTCTTTATATTCAAAAGATTTTAATTTTAAATGCTCGTGTTCTAAAAATGCATTAAATTGAACTAAATCATCGTGGTAAGACTTTAAAGTATGCTTAGAAAAAAATCGTTCTACTTTTAACATGTATAAAAAAGACTCTTGGATTTTATTCAATAAAAACCCCTCCATCATTTGCATTGTAGCATATGGACAGAGGGAGCTGCAGTGATTTAAGTCTCGAAATCGCAAACGTTTTCTAAACACAAATCTTATTTTATCAAAATATTCATAATTTATCACAAAGTTTGCTTAAAATTCTCTAAATACGTCAATGCGCGATTGGCTTGCTGCTCATAACGTTCTTTTTTATCTTTAATTCTTTTTTCTAATGATGGCACTAAACCAAAATTCGCATTCATAGGTTGGAAGTTCTTATTATTATTCGCATGAGAGATATAATATGCCATACTGCCAATCATTGTTTCACGAGGAAAAACGACTTCAGCTTTATCTTGTAACTTATGAGCCACATTAATACCGGCAACTAACCCGCTTGCTGCACTTTCAACATAACCTTCTACACCTGTCATTTGACCTGCAAAGTATAAATGATCATTTCCTTTAAGTTGGTAAGTCTCTGACAATACATCAGGAGAATTAATAAATGTATTACGGTGCATCACACCATAACGTACAATATCTACATTTTCCAAACCAGGAATTAATCGGATGACTTCTTTTTGTGCACCCCATTTTAAATGTGTCTGGAATCCGACAATATTGTAAAGTGTACCTGCTGCATCATCTTGGCGTAATTGAACAACCGCAAAAGGACGTTTGCCTGTTTTTGGATCTTCGAGTCCGACTGGTTTCATAGGTCCGAATAATAATGTTTTGCGTCCGCGTTCTGCCATTACTTCAAACGGCATACAACCTTCGAAATACTTTTCTTTTCGAATTCATTAACGGGTGCTGCTTCAGCTTCTAAAACTGCATCATAAAAGCGGTCGAATTCTTCTTCAGTCATCGGGCAGTTTAAATACGCTGCTTCGCCTTTATCATAACGAGATTTTAAATATACTTTGTCCATATCAATGGATTCTTTTTCAATAATAGGCGCTGCTGCATCGTAGAAATACAGTTGATCTTCACCCGTAATTTCTACAATTTCTTTTGCTAATCCTTCAGTTGTCAATGGACCTGTAGCAATGATGGTATAACCTTCAGGAATAGATTCGATTTCTTCATTGATAACATTTACATTAGGATGTGATTTCAATGTATCTGTAATATAACCGGCAAAATCATGACGGTCTACAGCTAGCGCTCCGCCTGCTGGTACACGTGCAGCATCTGCTGCTTTAATAACCAATGAGTCTAAACGGCGCATTTCTTCTTTTAACACACCCACTGCATTTGTAAGCGAATTACCGCGTAATGAATTAGAACATACAAGTTCTGCAAATTTATCCGTATGATGTGCAGGTGTTTGTTTAACAGGACGCATTTCAATCAAATTGACTTTGATACCGCGCTGTGCAAGCTGATAAGCTGCTTCAGATCCTGCCAATCCAGCTCCAACTACATTAACTACTGTCTCTGCCATAAATAAATCCTCCTCATTCAGATGAAAAGAGGCAGGACGTCAGCAGTATCGACTTTTGTGTCCAACCTCTTGCATCTTAACATTCTATTTTTGAACTTCTTCTTTATAATCACAATTTGAACAAATAACTTGGCTTGATCGACCTTTTTTACGTTCAACAAGATAATGATCACATTTCGGACAGCTTCTGCCGACTGGTTTATCCCATGAGATAAAGTCACATTCTGGATAATTTGAACAGCCATAGAAAACTCTTCCTTTTTTAGATTTACGTTCTACAACTTGACCATCATCACATTTAGGACATTTTACTCCGATTTCCTTCACGATTGCTTTTGTATTTCGACAATCAGGAAAATTAGAACAAGCCATAAATTTACCGTAACGGCCCATTTTGATAACCATAGGTGAACCGCATTCTTCACAATCTTCACCTGCAGGTTCATCTTTAATTTCAATTTTTTCCATTTCTTGTTCTGCACGTTCAACATCTTTTTCAAAACCGCCATAGAAATTGCCGACAACTTCTCTCCATTTAATGTCACCTTCTGCGATTTTGTCTAATAATGTTTCCATATTGACTGTAAAGTCAACATCGATAATTTCTGGGAAGTATTCTTTAACTTGTTCATGTACGATTTCACCTAGTTCAGTAGGTACAAATCTTTTACTTTCCATTTTGACATAATTACGTTTTTGAATTGTATCTAATGTCGGTGCATAAGTTGAAGGTCGGCCGATTTTCAATTCTTCTAATGTTTTAACTAAACGTGCTTCAGTGAATCTTGGTGGTGGTTGTGTGAAGTGTTGAGTAGGTTCAATATCTGTTGCGGTTACTTTTTCACCTTCGGCAATTACCGGCAACTTACTGTTTTTCTCTTCTTCTTCATCCTTAGATTCTACATATAACGTCATAAAGCCTTTAAATTTAATCGTTTGTCCATTAGCTCGGAATTTAACATCATTTTGTTCAATATCCATTGCTACAGTATCTAAAACTGCAGGTGCCATTTGGCTTGCAACAAAACGATCCCAAATCAATTTATATAAACGATATTGATCTCTAGTTAAGAATTCTTTCATTTCAGCTGGTGTACGTAAAGTTTTAGTTGGACGGATAGCTTCATGGGCATCTTGATCCCCTTGCTTTCCAGCAGCTGCTTTACGTTGAGATATATAATCTTTTCCATATTTTTCAGTAATGAATTCTTTTGTTTCAGCTTTTGCTCCAGCTGAAATACGTGTTGAGTCTGTACGCATATAGGTAATCAAACCAACAGTACCTTGTTTCTTCAAATCAATACCTTCATATAGTTGTTGTGCAATCATCATTGTTTTTCTAGCTTTAAAGTTCAATTTTCTTGAAGCTTCTTGTTGCAATGTAGATGTTGTAAATGGATTAGCTGGATAACGTTTCTTTTCTTTTTTAGTCACTTTAGTGACTTCAAATTCGTTGCCATCTAATTGATCTGTAATGAATTTAACATCATCTTTATTGTTTAATTTATATGGTTTGTTTTTATAATGTAAGAATTTGGCACTGAACGTTGATTTTTTATATCTGAAATTACCTTCTATTTTCCAGTATTCTTCTGGTTTGAAGTTTCTGATTTCATTTTCACGATCAATGATAAGACGTAAAGCAACTGATTGAACACGACCAGCAGAAAGACCTTTTTTAACTTTCTTCCATAGAACTGGAGAAATGTTATATCCCACAAGTCTGTCTACAATACGGCGTGCTTGCTGTGCATCTACCAAGTTCAATTCTATTCCTCTTGGTGTTTTAAAACTTTCTTTTATTGCATCCTTTGTAATTTCATTAAATACTACACGGTTCTTTGCATTTTCATCTAAATCTAATATATTCGCCAAGTGCCATGCAATCGCTTCTCCTTCACGGTCGGGGTCACTTGCTAAAAAGATTTTCTTTGCTTTTTTAGCATGTCTTTTTAATTCTTTAACGACCGGTCCTTTGCCGCGAATGGTAATATATTTGGGTTCAAAATCATCTTCAACATCAACGCCCATTTGGCTTCTTGGCAAATCTCTGACATGCCCCATTGATGCGATAACTTTATATCGTTTCCCTAAATATTTTTCAATTGTTTTAGCTTTTGCAGGCGACTCAACTATGACTAAATTATCAGCCAAAGTGATTCCCCCTTGCATCGATTAATTATCATCCTTGTTACAAAGGTAAATGATAAACGGTTTATTTTACATTTGTCAATATTTTAATTTAAAACCAATTGATTTTAATGTTACTTTTTTGTCAGAAAAAGACCTTTTAAACCTAAAACAAATCGTTCATCATCGTCACTTTTTTGTATTATTCTCAATTTGTTATAAAACCCTTCAACATTTCATTCATAATTTTAAATAAACAAAACAGATTGCTTTTTTAGTAATACTTCATTAGCTTTTATTGATAAAAGCTCTTATTTAAAAAAACAAAGGTGGATGCTTACCTATATTCAGCTGGCATAATAAGTTTATTTATTCTTCAATTGTCAAAGTATTGTCGTTTTTTTAAAAGCTAATATAAATTTGAAGCTTCGGTCAGATATTTTAAGCATTACCTTGAATAGATCATGATTTTTCTCTTCATATTAAAATGGTTGAAATAAAACCATCGATGTTTATGTATCTTTTTACGAAATTCCGCTTTAAATTGAGTGTCGAGTTTCTACTATTATATACATATAGCCAAAACCCTTTATAACCTATAAGAATACTCGACTTAAACAATAAAAAAGCACAGATTTGCACTATTCAGTACAAACCTATGCTTTATTGTTAATAATAATGTGATTTAAAAATTAAGAATCTTTCTTAACTGTTAATAATTCTTCATAGATACCAGCTTCTTTAGCCGCTTCAATTAAAGTTGAACCGATTTCAGAAGGCGTATCTGCTGTTTTCACACCGTTTTCATTAAGTGTTTTGATTTTTTCTTTTGCAGTACCTTTACCGCCAGAAATAATCGCACCAGCGTGTCCCATACGTTTACCTGGAGGAGCTGTTTGACCTCCGATAAATCCAACTACTGGTTTAGTCATATTTTTATTAATCCATTCAGCCGCTTCTTCTTCAGCAGTACCGCCGATTTCACCAATCATGACAACTGCTTTAGTTTCTGGATCTTTGTTGAACGCATCTAATACATCGATGAAGTTAGTACCATTGACAGGGTCACCGCCGATACCAACAGCTGATGATTGACCGATGCCTTCTTCAGTTAATTGATGTACTGCTTCATAAGTTAAAGTACCAGAACGAGATACTACGCCCACATGGCCTCTTTTATGGATATAACCAGGCATAATTCCGATTTTACAGTCGTCAGGAGAAATAACACCTGGGCAGTTAGGTCCGATTAAACGAGTGTTTTTATCTTCTAAATAACGAACAACTTTAACCATATCTAAAACAGGAATGTGCTCAGTAATACAGATTGCTAAATCTAAATCAGCATCTGCACATTCTAAAATTGCATCTGCAGCAAATGGTGCTGGAACATAAATTACTGAAACATTTGCACCAGTTTCTTCTTTCGCTTCTTCTACTGTATTAAATACAGGTACACCTTCTACAACTTGTCCACCTTTACCAGGCGTTACACCTGCAACGATTTGAGTACCATACTCAAGCATTTGTTTTGTATGGAAAAGGGCTGTAGACCCAGTGATACCTTGCACGATTACTTTTGTATTCTTATCTACATATACGCTCATCTTAGTCTCTCATCCTTTCCTTAGACTTCTTTGACAAGTTTTACAATTTTTTGAGCACCTTCAGCCATTGTCGCTGCTGGCTCAATTGCTAAACCTGAATCTTTTAAGATTTGTTTACCGAGTTCAACATTAGTACCTTCAAGACGTACAACTAAAGGTAATGTTAAGTCGACTTCTTTAACTGCTGCTACGATACCTTCAGCGATAATATCACAACGCATGATACCACCGAAGATGTTTACAAAGATACCTTTAACATTGTCATCACCTAAGATGATTTTGAATGCTTCAGTAACTTTTTCTTTCGTAGCGCCGCCCCCTACGTCTAAGAAGTTTGCAGGATTTCCGCCAAAATGATTGATTGTATCCATAGTTGCCATAGCTAAACCAGCACCATTAACCATACAGCCAATGTCGCCTTCTAAAGCAATGTAAGATAAATCATATTTAGAAGCTTCGATTTCTTTTGGATCTTCTTCTTCTAAATCACGTAATTCTAGAATATCTTTGTGTCTGAATAAAGCGTTATCGTCGAAGTTGATTTTAGCATCTAATGCTAAAACATCGCCTTCACCAGTTAATACTAATGGGTTAATTTCAACGATTGAGCAATCTTCTTCAATAAACACATTGTATAAAGCCATTAAGAATTTAGCGGCTTTATTAATTGATTCTTTTGGAATATTGATATTGAAAGCAATACGACGCGCTTGGAATGGCGCTAAACCAATTACAGGGTCGATTGTTTCTTTGAAGATTTTTTCTGGTGTTTTTGCTGCTACTTCTTCAATTTCAGTACCGCCTTCTTCAGATGCCATCAAAGTAACACGATCTGTTGCACGGTCAATAACGAAGCCAACATAATATTCTTTTTTAATATCTGCGCCTTCTTCGATGTATAAACGTTTAACTTCTTTACCTTCAGGGCCAGTTTGGTGAGTTACAAGCTGTTTCCCTAGTAATTCATTAGCATAAGTTTCCACTTCAGATAATGACTTAGCGATTTTAACGCCGCCAGCTTTACCTCTACCCCCAGCGTGGATTTGTGCTTTAACAACATAAACATCAGTGTCTAATTCTTTAGCTTTTTCTACTGCTTCTTCAGCAGTGAATGCTACACGTCCTTCTGGAACGGGAACGCCCATTGAACGAAAGATTTCTTTTCCTTGATACTCGTGGATATTCATTCTCCATCCTCCTGTTTCTTAGGTTAAGTACATTGTTAATTATAGAAAATGTAAGCGCTATTGTAAACTGAAAGAGGCTCTTTTGTCAATTTTGTTAATATTTCAATAGAAGTACCAAAGCCAGCCTCATAAGAGTTTGTTACTATTTGAAACAGTTTCCATAATTGATAATAAATTACACAAAGTTGCACAACATTTTTATCTTAAATGTCTAATTTTTCTTGAACAATAGATTTAATCGGTTCAAAAGATTTTCTATGTTCCGGAATGATTCCGTAATGTTTTATTCCTTCTAAATGTGCTTTAGTACCATAACCCACATTATGTTCAAAATCATAACCCGGATATTGTTCGGCTAATTTTCGCATAAAAGCATCTCGATTTTCTTTAGCTAAAATACTTGCTGCTGCAATTGAAACACTTTTAGCATCGCCTTTAATAATTGAAGTTTGCGCTGTATCTAATGGTAATTCCATCGCATCAATCAATAAATGCGTAGGCGTAACAGATAGATTTTCAATAGCACGCATCATCGCAACTTGTGTGGCTTGGTAAATATTCAAATCATCAATTTCTTCAGGTGTTGCAACTCCATACGCATAGGCAGTTGTCCCTTTTATTAAAGCTTCAGCTAATTTTTGACGATTAACAGCGCTCACTTTTTTAGAATCATCTAGTCCGTAGTAAGCATGACCAGCATTTAAAACGACAGCACAAGCAACAACAGGACCTGCAAGCGGTCCACGCCCTACTTCATCAATACCGCATATTACAGCTTCAGGATTTTCGCTTAATATATCTTCTTCGTATTGCATCATTTCTTTATAATGTGTGACAAGTGCTGCTTCTTTTTCTAACTGTTTTCGGCGACTGGCAATGGCTTGTTGTACACCTTTACGCTCATCCTCATTCCATTCTGATGCATCTAGGGTTTTTAAATCCTGTATTTCTTTTAATAACGCTTTTACTTCCTTAATAGAATGTGTCATTATTTAACTTCGTCTGCCATTTCTTTATAAATATCAAAACTATGTGTACCTAATTTTCCATTACGAATGTCATTAATAATCAATTCAATAACCG from Staphylococcus condimenti carries:
- the hslV gene encoding ATP-dependent protease subunit HslV; this encodes MNNSIHATTIFAVRQNGHAAMAGDGQVTLGQQVIMKQTARKVRRLYNGKVLAGFAGSVADAFTLFEKFETKLQEFSGNLERAAVELAQEWRGDKQLRQLEAMLIVMDKNSILVVSGTGEVISPDDDLIAIGSGGNYALSAGRALKRHTEMSAKDIAYASLKVASEICVFTNDNIIVEEL
- the xerC gene encoding tyrosine recombinase XerC: MNKIQESFLYMLKVERFFSKHTLKSYHDDLVQFNAFLEHEHLKLKSFEYKDARNYLSFLYSKGLKRTTVSRKISTLRSFYEFWMTQDDTVVNPFVQLVHPKKEQYLPHFFYEEEMSALFETVEADGHKGLRDRVILELLYGTGIRVSELVNIKLEDLDLNSPGVKVLGKGNKERFIPFGNMCRESIERYLELFPPIQNVSHDYLLVNMNGRPITERGVRYVLNDIVKRTAGVTDIHPHKLRHTFATHMLNEGADLRTVQSLLGHVNLSTTGRYTHVSNQQLRKVYLNAHPRAKKEK
- the topA gene encoding type I DNA topoisomerase, with translation MTLADNLVIVESPAKAKTIEKYLGKRYKVIASMGHVRDLPRSQMGVDVEDDFEPKYITIRGKGPVVKELKRHAKKAKKIFLASDPDREGEAIAWHLANILDLDENAKNRVVFNEITKDAIKESFKTPRGIELNLVDAQQARRIVDRLVGYNISPVLWKKVKKGLSAGRVQSVALRLIIDRENEIRNFKPEEYWKIEGNFRYKKSTFSAKFLHYKNKPYKLNNKDDVKFITDQLDGNEFEVTKVTKKEKKRYPANPFTTSTLQQEASRKLNFKARKTMMIAQQLYEGIDLKKQGTVGLITYMRTDSTRISAGAKAETKEFITEKYGKDYISQRKAAAGKQGDQDAHEAIRPTKTLRTPAEMKEFLTRDQYRLYKLIWDRFVASQMAPAVLDTVAMDIEQNDVKFRANGQTIKFKGFMTLYVESKDEEEEKNSKLPVIAEGEKVTATDIEPTQHFTQPPPRFTEARLVKTLEELKIGRPSTYAPTLDTIQKRNYVKMESKRFVPTELGEIVHEQVKEYFPEIIDVDFTVNMETLLDKIAEGDIKWREVVGNFYGGFEKDVERAEQEMEKIEIKDEPAGEDCEECGSPMVIKMGRYGKFMACSNFPDCRNTKAIVKEIGVKCPKCDDGQVVERKSKKGRVFYGCSNYPECDFISWDKPVGRSCPKCDHYLVERKKGRSSQVICSNCDYKEEVQK
- the sucD gene encoding succinate--CoA ligase subunit alpha, producing MSVYVDKNTKVIVQGITGSTALFHTKQMLEYGTQIVAGVTPGKGGQVVEGVPVFNTVEEAKEETGANVSVIYVPAPFAADAILECADADLDLAICITEHIPVLDMVKVVRYLEDKNTRLIGPNCPGVISPDDCKIGIMPGYIHKRGHVGVVSRSGTLTYEAVHQLTEEGIGQSSAVGIGGDPVNGTNFIDVLDAFNKDPETKAVVMIGEIGGTAEEEAAEWINKNMTKPVVGFIGGQTAPPGKRMGHAGAIISGGKGTAKEKIKTLNENGVKTADTPSEIGSTLIEAAKEAGIYEELLTVKKDS
- the sucC gene encoding ADP-forming succinate--CoA ligase subunit beta — protein: MNIHEYQGKEIFRSMGVPVPEGRVAFTAEEAVEKAKELDTDVYVVKAQIHAGGRGKAGGVKIAKSLSEVETYANELLGKQLVTHQTGPEGKEVKRLYIEEGADIKKEYYVGFVIDRATDRVTLMASEEGGTEIEEVAAKTPEKIFKETIDPVIGLAPFQARRIAFNINIPKESINKAAKFLMALYNVFIEEDCSIVEINPLVLTGEGDVLALDAKINFDDNALFRHKDILELRDLEEEDPKEIEASKYDLSYIALEGDIGCMVNGAGLAMATMDTINHFGGNPANFLDVGGGATKEKVTEAFKIILGDDNVKGIFVNIFGGIMRCDIIAEGIVAAVKEVDLTLPLVVRLEGTNVELGKQILKDSGLAIEPAATMAEGAQKIVKLVKEV
- a CDS encoding ribonuclease HII; translation: MTHSIKEVKALLKEIQDLKTLDASEWNEDERKGVQQAIASRRKQLEKEAALVTHYKEMMQYEEDILSENPEAVICGIDEVGRGPLAGPVVACAVVLNAGHAYYGLDDSKKVSAVNRQKLAEALIKGTTAYAYGVATPEEIDDLNIYQATQVAMMRAIENLSVTPTHLLIDAMELPLDTAQTSIIKGDAKSVSIAAASILAKENRDAFMRKLAEQYPGYDFEHNVGYGTKAHLEGIKHYGIIPEHRKSFEPIKSIVQEKLDI